Proteins encoded together in one Thermoplasmatales archaeon BRNA1 window:
- a CDS encoding phosphonopyruvate decarboxylase codes for MDAGDFAKILGADFFTGVPDSQLRQLCDYLMDTYGIDPKHHLIAANEGNSVGLAAGYHLATGKVPVVYLQNSGEGNIINPLASLISEEVYAIPCIFIIGWRGEPGVHDEPQHIQQGKVTTELMNVMDVPFMIIGKDTDIEDVSSQFKEWQPLLDKGRQVAFIVQKGAFTYSNKVSYKNKSKLVREEIIKLIVKASGDDPIVSTTGKTSRELFEVRESLGQGHNNDFLTVGSMGHSSSIALGIAINKPKTRIWCIDGDGSALMHMGSMATVGAVKPVNLIHIIINNFAHESVGGMPTVANSVDFVSVAKACGYAYAVKVDTYEDLKWKFTVVKSIEGPCFIEIDSAIGSREDLGRPTTTPVENKEAFMRHLSE; via the coding sequence ATGGATGCAGGCGACTTTGCAAAGATACTCGGTGCGGATTTCTTTACCGGCGTCCCGGATTCCCAGCTCAGGCAGCTGTGCGATTATCTGATGGACACCTATGGTATCGACCCGAAACATCACCTCATAGCCGCCAACGAAGGAAACTCCGTCGGTCTGGCAGCAGGTTACCACCTTGCAACTGGAAAAGTGCCAGTCGTCTACTTGCAGAACTCCGGAGAAGGCAACATCATAAACCCGCTTGCATCGCTAATTAGCGAAGAGGTCTACGCCATCCCTTGTATCTTCATCATCGGATGGAGAGGTGAGCCCGGGGTTCATGACGAACCCCAGCACATACAGCAAGGTAAGGTAACCACGGAACTCATGAATGTTATGGATGTACCGTTCATGATTATTGGCAAAGATACAGACATCGAAGATGTATCTTCCCAGTTCAAAGAATGGCAACCTCTTCTGGATAAGGGTAGACAGGTCGCTTTTATAGTTCAGAAAGGAGCGTTCACCTACTCCAACAAGGTATCTTACAAGAACAAAAGCAAACTTGTTCGGGAAGAAATCATAAAACTCATTGTAAAAGCTAGCGGTGATGACCCCATTGTCTCGACTACTGGAAAAACCTCAAGAGAACTCTTCGAAGTTAGAGAGTCCCTTGGACAAGGACACAATAATGATTTCTTGACCGTTGGTTCAATGGGCCACAGCTCTTCCATAGCCCTTGGCATCGCGATTAACAAACCTAAAACCCGCATCTGGTGCATCGACGGAGACGGTTCTGCACTAATGCACATGGGATCCATGGCCACTGTTGGTGCTGTGAAGCCCGTTAATTTAATTCATATAATCATCAATAATTTCGCACACGAATCTGTCGGTGGAATGCCCACTGTTGCTAATTCTGTCGATTTCGTATCCGTTGCAAAAGCATGTGGGTATGCTTATGCTGTTAAAGTCGATACCTATGAAGACCTAAAGTGGAAATTCACCGTTGTAAAGAGTATCGAGGGCCCTTGTTTCATCGAGATAGATTCCGCCATCGGCTCCAGAGAGGAC